One genomic window of Cottoperca gobio chromosome 10, fCotGob3.1, whole genome shotgun sequence includes the following:
- the uprt gene encoding uracil phosphoribosyltransferase homolog yields MPCHNQQLNNVNSGQEHPMKQVRFANNNNNSSSSSSSSSSSSVPAVLSNSEPTDATIQADSSQDNVGPQLKLLPLNDQIRELQTIIRDKTTSRGDFVFCADRLIRLVVEEGLNQLPYSECTVTTPTGYKYEGVKFERGNCGVSIMRSGEAMEQGLRDCCRSIRIGKILIQSDEETQKAKVFYAKFPPDVYRRKVLLMYPILSTGNTVIEAVRVLIEHGVQPRHIILLSLFSTPHGAKSIIQEFPDITILTTEVHPVAPTHFGQRYFGTD; encoded by the exons ATGCCATGCCACAATCAGCAACTGAACAATGTCAACAGTGGGCAGGAGCACCCAATGAAGCAAGTACGAtttgcaaacaacaacaacaacagcagcagcagcagcagcagcagcagtagtagtagtgtgcCTGCAGTGCTGTCCAACTCTGAACCAACTGATGCCACCATACAGGCTGACAGCAGCCAAGATAACGTGGGACCTCAGCTTAAACTGCTCCCTCTGAATGACCAGATCCGTGAATTACAGACCATAATCAGAGACAA GACAACCAGCAGAGgagactttgtgttttgtgctgatCGACTG ATCAGACTAGTAGTTGAAGAGGGTTTGAATCAGCTCCCCTACTCGGAGTGCACTGTGACCACACCAACAG GGTATAAGTATGAAGGTGTCAAGTTTGAAAGAGGCAACTGTGGAGTCAGCATAATGAGGAGTG GTGAGGCCATGGAGCAGGGTCTCCGGGACTGCTGCCGCTCCATCCGCATTGGAAAGATCCTCATCCAGAGTGATGAGGAGACACAGAAAGCCAAGGTCTTCTATGCCAAGTTCCCTCCAGATGTGTACAGAAGAAAAGTGCTGCTTATGTACCCCATCCTTA GTACCGGGAACACTGTGATCGAGGCGGTGAGAGTGCTGATCGAGCACGGAGTCCAGCCCAGACATATTATCCTCCTCAGCCTCTTCTCCACGCCTCATG GAGCCAAATCTATAATCCAAGAGTTCCCCGATATCACCATCTTGACCACGGAGGTCCATCCAGTGGCTCCGACACATTTTGGACAAAGATACTTTGGCACCGACTGA
- the zdhhc15b gene encoding palmitoyltransferase ZDHHC15B, whose amino-acid sequence MNMALSRGLRCCQRVFSWIPVLIITSVALWSYYAYVFELCLFTLTNTLEKVAYLLVFHVCFVMFSWTYWKSIFTPPASPCKKFQLSYSDKQRYEMEERPDAQKQILVEIAKKLPIFSRAQSGAIRFCDRCQVLKPDRCHHCSVCETCVLKMDHHCPWVNNCVGFSNYKFFLLFLSYSMLYCVFIAATVFQYFLKFWVGDLPNGPAKFHVLFLMFVALMFFVSLMFLFGYHCWLVAKNRSTLEAFSAPVFVSGPDRNGFNVGIRRNLQQVFGEDRRLWFIPVFTSQGNGHYFPLKNRSSESHNPLLANEDMWEESDDGSEEGSLVEDHDPSVTIEMEE is encoded by the exons ATGAACATGGCTCTCTCCAGAGGTTTGAGATGCTGTCAAAGGGTTTTCTCCTGGATACCTGTTCTTATAATAACCTCCGTGGCGTTGTGGTCATACTACGCCTACGTGTTTGAGCTATGTCTTT tTACGCTCACCAACACACTGGAAAAGG TGGCCTATCTACTGGTATTTCATGTTTGCTTTGTGATGTTCTCCTGGACCTACTGGAAGTCCATTTTTACCCCCCCTGCATCACCATGCAAAAAG TTTCAGCTGTCATACTCAGACAAGCAAAGATACGAGATGGAAGAGAGGCCAGATGCTCAGAAACAAATCCTGGTTGAGATCGCAAAGAAACTGCCCATCTTTAGTCGAGCTCAGTCCGGAG CTATCAGGTTCTGCGACCGCTGCCAGGTACTGAAGCCTGACCGCTGTCACCACTGCTCTGTTTGTGAAAC gtgTGTCTTGAAGATGGACCATCACTGTCCCTG ggtGAACAACTGTGTGGGCTTTTCCAACTACAAGTTTTTCCTGCTTTTCCTCTCCTACTCCATGCTGTATTGTGTATTCATTGCAGCAACAGTCTTTCAGTATTTCCTTAAATTCTGGGTG GGGGACTTGCCAAATGGGCCCGCTAAGTTTCATGTACTCTTCCTCATGTTTGTGGCGCTCATGTTCTTCGTCAGTCTCATGTTCCTCTTTGGATACCACTGTTGGTTGGTGGCCAAGAACCGATCCACTTTAG AGGCTTTCTCAGCTCCAGTTTTTGTCAGTGGACCAGACAGAAATGGCTTTAATGTCGGCATACGCAGAAACCTGCAGCAGGTATTTGGAGAGGATCGGAGGCTGTGGTTCATCCCTGTTTTCACAAG CCAAGGGAACGGACACTATTTCCCCTTGAAGAATCGGAGTTCTGAGTCCCACAACCCCTTATTAGCTAATGAAGACATGTGGGAAGAGTCGGATGATGGCTCTGAGGAGGGAAGCTTGG TTGAGGACCATGACCCCTCTGTTACCATTGAGATGGAggaatag